tttgcaggagtttcaggcgggtaaacctgatcgttgtccgcctgagagactgtttgttccggatagttggaccagtagagtcatctccgaggtccattcttctgcgttggcaggtcatcctggaatatttggtactagagacttggtggccaggtctttttggtggccttctttgtcgagggatgtgcgttcttttgtgcagtcttgtgaggtttgtgctcgggctaagccttgctgttctcgagccagtggattgttgtcacctttgcctatcccgaagaggccttggacgcacatttccatggactttattttggatctccctgtctctcaaaaaatgtccgtcatctgggttgtgtgtgaccgcttttctaaaatggttcatcttgtacccttgcctaagttgccttcctcctctgagttggtccctctgtttttccagaacgtggttcgtttgcataggattccggagaacatcgtttctgacaggggatcccagtttgtgtctagattttggcggacgttctgtgctaagatgggcattgatttgtccttttcgtccgcattctaccctcagacgaatggccagacggagcgaactaatcagaccttggagacttatttgaggtgttttgtttctgctgatcaggatggctgggttacctttttgccgctggccgagtttgcccttaataatcgggctagttctgctaccttggtttctcctttcttttgtaattcggggtttcatcctcgtttttcctctggtcaggtggagccttctgattgtcctggagtggacatggtggtggataggttgcatcagatttggagtcatgtggtggacaatttgaagttgtcccaggagaaggctcagcagtttgctaatcgccgtcgccgcgtgggtcctcgacttcgtgttggggacttggtgtggttgtcttctcgttttgttcctatgaaggtctcttctcctaagttcaagcctcggtttatcggtccttataggatcttggaaattcttaaccctatgtcgtttcgtttggatctcccggcatcgtttgctattcataatgtgttccatcggtcgttgttgcggaggtatgaggtacctgttgttccttcgcttgagcctcctgctccggtgctggtggagggagaattggagtatgttgtggagaagatcttggattttcgtgtttccagacggaaactccaatatttggtcaagtggaagggttatggtcaggaggataattcttgggtggttgcctctgatgttcatgctgatgatttggtccgcgcttttcatagggctcatcctggtcgccctggtggttctcgtgagggttcggtgacccctcctcaaggggggggtactgttgtgagttctgtttttgggctccctctggtggttactgatggtactgggtgatttgtgttctgctgtctctggtgtccacctgttctattaggatttgggagtttcctatttaaccgggctttcttgtcatttccccgccggctatcaaggttatcagagtgttttgttacctcagcttctggcttcagtaatcttcaggacaagctaagtttttgattttcttgttccacgttttgctttatttttgtcttgtccagcttgcatataattgtttctttgctgctggttgctctagcgggctgtaattgctcctcatgttccatgagttggaacatgagttcaagtaattacaggatggttttttgaagggttttttgctgaccgcgcagtttacttttgtatcctctgctatctagttttagcgggcctcattttgctgaatctgttttcatactgtgtatgtgccttcctctcatttcaccgtcattatatgtgtggggctgctatttctgtggggtatttctctggagacaagagaggtctgtgtttcttctaataggggaagttagatcttcggctggtgcgagacgtctaggatcaacgtaggcacgttccccggctattgttatttgtgtgttcaggtttagggtcgcggtcagctcaggttccatcaccctagagctcgttggtgcttgtccttttgtgattccctgccattggaatcatgacatctgacactgcacagcactgtgtcaggtcagcgatctgacaggcagtgctgcaggcttgctggagcctgctctcagcaggtgctggtaagccacctccctgcaggacccggaaggagccccgcggctttcttagatccggggcctgcagggaggaggagataggagaccctctgaacaacgcgatcacattgcgttgttctgagggtctcagggaagcacgcagggagccccttccctgtgcgatgcttctctatgtttcgggggttaatgtgccaggagcggtccgtgaccgctcctggcacatagtgccggatgtcagctgtgataatcttgtgagcgcggctgatcgtgtaTGACGTACTATTCCCTCCATGGGAATTGGTGCCCGGGTCACATGGATGGATTGatttaaaggggttaaaatcaaattatatattttttttaattaaaacattaatactttacatttttttaattgctgAAACATATATTTTCATGGCATCTTCTCTTTAATTGCCACAAATAAAACTGATATTTTTGAGtaagggttcacattgcgtttatatagcacgttagacggactatgttacaccgcggcataacgcggtgtaacgtagtccgttaatgccgccattaagtcctgtgtcggacacatcgctagcgcacgcccacaatgggcatacgttagcgatgtgccgtcattgagtgatggaccctgggacgcgggctgcagtgtttccgggtccgttactgctagcgcagatagagcatctgctagctctatatgcgctagcgatgtgacatATCGGCACCtgcattaacagcagcctgttaacgcatgtgttgaaggggctgctgttaacgcaatgtgaacccagcctaatatacTCTAATATTAACAATTACATTTATCTGAATCAACAAGGACCTGAACCCCTGGATACCCACATCCTCCCTCAGTTTCACCCTGACTTCTATATGCTGTATATCTTGTATTGGCAACAGAAGCGGGGGGTGCCCTCTACTGGTAGAGGAATGTGCGCTTGGTCACATGACTGACACTGAGCTGCTGGAGTTTCTGGATGTACAGAAGTGAGTATACATGGAGAAGAGAGGCAACAAACTGAAGATCGGCATGGGCAAACATTGTGTatctggtattattattattttagaccaccattgattccattgtgctttacatgagaaggggttacatgctgaatacaaatataaattacagtgaacaaactaacaatgatcgactggtacagaggggagagggtcCTGCccatgtgggcttacattctacaggataatggggagatAGTAGGTTAGGGGGTTTGCGGCACTTCCGGGGGTGGTGAGGTGACAGAGGGGACATTGCAGGCTGTAAAAACAGATGGGTTTTCGAGTTCAATTTGAACGTtctgaatgtggtggataatcagacatgTTGGATcccggaattccagaggatggcggATACTCGGGAGAATTTTAGAGGTGACTggatgaggaatgaataagtgtagaGGAGGGAAGGAGGTCTTAAGAGGACCAGAGAAATTACGCGCTGGAAGATATCGGGAGGTTAATTTGGAGATAAACGAAGTTGACAGATTACGGACGGTTTTGTAGGTCAATATCAGTGGTTTGAACTGTgtatgttggggaattgggagccaatgaagggatttgcagaggggagaaatggAAGAGTAGGGAGGAAAGAGGTGGATTAGTCAGTTAAagacggactggagaggtgcgagagtgtttcaagggaggccacaaaggaggatattGCATTAGTCGAAGCATGATTAGAAGGAGGAACatatgactgatagacactctggattctggacagcagagaggtgacatcaggGCAAGAGAGGCAGATGTAAGTGTCATCAGCGTATAGTGGTACGTGGGACTTTATGAATTGTCCTAGGTCAAagatatagattgagaagagtatggGTGCCAAGacagagccttaaggtaccttcacactcagcgacgctgcagcgataccgacaacgatgtcgatcgctgcagcgtcgctgtttggtcgctggagagctgtcacacagacagctctccagcgaccaacgatcccgaggtcctcgggtaaacattgggttactaagcgcagggccgcgcttagtaacccgatgtttaccctggttaccagcgtaaaagtaaaaaaaacaaacactacatacttacctaccgctgtctgtccccggcgctcagcttctctgcactcctcctgcactgactgtgagcccagcggccggaaagcagagcggtgacgtcaccgctctgctttccggctgaccgacgctcacagccagtgcaggagtgcagagaagctgagcgccggggacagacagcggtaggtaagtatgtagtgtttgttttttttacttttacgctggtaatcaggataaacatcgggttactaagcgcggccctgcgcttagtaacccgatgtttaccctggttaccagtgaagacatcgctggatcggtgtcaaacacgccgatccagcgatgtctgcagggagtccagcgacgaaataaagttctggactttcctcagcgaccaacgatctcccagcaggggcctgatcgttggtcgctgtcacacagaacgatttccttaacgatatcgttgctacgtcacaaaaagcaacgatatcattaagtgtgaaggtacctttatgggacaccaacagagagcggGATGAGGAGGTAATATGGGAGTGGGAGAAactaaatgtgtggttggaaaggtatgaggatatCCAAGAGAGGGCAAGGAAAGAGAGGATTTGTAGCAGGAGAAagtgtgtagaaggcagaggacagatctagaaggaggagtatagagaattgtttgTTAGatttggctgtaagtcgttagtaataTTGATCAGGGCAGCCTCAGTGAAGTGCAGTAGGTTGTCAAAGAGTGAGTTAGATGGAAGGGAAGTCTGCATTGACATGCTGTTTGGGTAGATTGGAGGCGAACGGGTGGAGCAATATGGGGCAATATCTAGATGTAGAGGTCGGGTTGAGGGATGGCTTCTTTAGGATaggtgtcatgcttggaagcagaagggaaggtactagAAGTTAgctataggttgaagaggtgggttcagactgtaataataatctttatttatatagcgccaacatattccgcagcgctttacagtttaacagtatcaaacacaacagacataagtaacaacattaacaatacaataattaaagcgaaacaaaacgaccctgctcgtgagagcttacaatctacaatgaggtgggggagatacaaagtacaggtgtgtatttacaatgatgtatttacaatgatggttcagccatcttcagggggtggcgaatagatggagatagtgaatgggctacacgcacacaaacataaaatgagtttgattagagaccgtggtaggccgctctgaacaaatgtgttttgagcgagcgcctaaaactatgcaaattgcagATGGTCCtagtatcttggggtagagcattccagaggattggcgcagcacgggagaagtcttagagtcgggagtgggaggtacggattagcgcagaggttagtcgaaagtcatttgcagagcgcagcggtcggttaggccgatagacagaaatgagggaggagatgtaagggggtgccgcactatggagagctttgtgggtgagaacaagtactttgaattgtatcctgtaatgaatgggcagccagtgtaatgactggcgaagagcggacgcgtccgagtaacgattagccagatggacaaccctggctgctgcaataaggatggactggagaggggagagtcgagtgagggggaggccaattaataaagcattacagtagtccagacgggagtggatcagggcgacagtgagggttttttttgtttccttggtgagaaaagggcggattctagagacgttctttaggtgtaagcggcacaagcggacaagagattgtatatgggatgtgaaggagagatcggagtcaaacataacacccagacagcgcacctgctgccggggtgttattatggtgccacccacggagagggaaatgtcagagttagggaggttagtagatggcagggcagggtcctcgcccctctgtatcagtccgtcattgttagtttgtttactgtatgtgatatttgtaacttgtatgtaaccccttctcatgtacagcaccatggaatcaattgtgctatataaataaataataataataataatggcgggagcagaagaagttcagttttggagaggttgagtttcagatagagagcggacatgatggagactgcagacagacagtcagtggcgttctgttgctcagctggggtaaggtcaggggatgacgtgtatagttgtgtgtcatcagcataaagaggatactgaaagccaaaactgctgatggtctgtccaattggggctgtgtagagggagaagagaagggggccaaggactgagccctgaggtaccccaacagtgagaggaagaggagaggaagtggagccagagaacagaacactgaaggagcggtcagaaaggtaggaagagaaccaggagagagcagtgtccctaatgcctagtgactggagcctagagagtaggagagggtggtcaacagtgtctaaagctgcagaaaggttgagaagaatgagcaaagagtggtcaccgttacgttttgctgtcagaaggtcattggtcactttgatgagtgcagtttcagtcgaatgtagggggcggaaaccggactgtgaagggtctaggagggagtgagtggagaggtaacgggtaaggcgggagtagggagtttgaggaggtgggatggggtcaagtactCAAGTggcgaggtgcgatttggagatgaGCTCTTCAGCGATAGTGAGGAGGAAGGTTATGGGGAAGGGCCGGTGGTCTATTATACATAGGGGTTGTGGTGGATGGGCAGTAAACACTTGTTTCGTTTGGtcgattttatttttgaaatgtgcAGCAAAGTCTTCTGTAAAGATGTTTGTGGCCAGAAGGGCCAGTGGTGGGAGTTAAAAGTGttaaataactgtttggggttgtgggataaagataCGAGAGTTGTGAAGTAGAGCTGTTTAGTAGGGGTGAGGGCCTTCACATAgctccattagggtatgtgcacacgtcaggattttatagcagaaatttcctgacaaaaaccggacgtttctgccagaaatccgcatgcgcttttttgcgttttttgtgcgttttttccaaatgaagaaaaaggaattccagctcaacgaagcggtgaaaagtaaaaactaaatactttattcacttcatataagaagcagaggataaaacatcagcacaatataggtaaaaaacactatctacgcgtttcaggtgacgcagcacccttaatcatgatatgaagtgaataaagtatttagtttttacttttcaccgcttcgttgagctggaattcctttttcttctcctggttccgcacgtcttgacacagcgtttccgtgctccgagcctcctgGGACTGTTACTGTGGTGAGCTGGAtttcttttttcttctgttttttccaaatgcatagaatagcgggaaagacgcgaaaaatccgcaaaattaatgaacatgcttttttttaccggaatgcgtttttttggcggaaaaaaacgcatcatgcgcatAAAAATTgccgaatgcattctaaatgataggatgcatatgtaggcgttttctaatgcgtttttatcgcgaaaaaaagcaaaaatactgaacgtgtgcacataccctcaatctgAAAAAGTTGCGGTTCTCAGAAAATGTCGACATAACAAAGTATGATTGTGACCCCTACACAGTTGATGGTGGTTCCCATAGTCCCACAGTCTTGTAAACTTCATGGGATGTTGTTTTTAAGAAATATTAGTTTAGGGGAATTTCCAAAACCTAggaccctcaaaatcacttcaaaactaaataggtccctaaaaaaataagttttagaaATTGCCCAACAATAATGAAAACCTGCTGCTAAACTTTTAAAATTTCTGATAAAATAAAAGGACATTTGAAAAATTATGCTGACATAAAAAAAACAGAAGGTAAATGCTAGTTATTAATTTTTTGTGTAGTATAACTTTTTACTTTATGGGTATAACCAAAGTTTCAATATTGCAAATTTTGTTTGTCAAATTTCTAAAACTTTAAGAAACGAAAAACATTGATTTAGATTTATTATTAACATAAAATACgatgtgtcaggaaaaaaaaacaattccattGCTATTACCACAATAAAGTGAcacatcagatttgaaaaattGGGCTTAATTTCCAAGAGGTTAAAATGGCTTTTTTTaaagtgtgacttctctgatgtctaacaagatttgattttgtAGTAAAAcatgtctcacattctgaacatgagaaggGCTTCTCTCctctgtgaattctctcatgtgtaacaagattaGATTTattagtaaaacatttcccacattctgaacatgagaatggcttctctCTTGTGTGAATTCCCTCATGTCTAATAAGATGAAGTTTactagtaaaacatttcccacattctgaacataaaaatggcttcgcTCCTGTGTGAAATTTCTTATGCGCAACAAGATGAGATTTattagtaaaacatttcccacattctgaacatgagaattGCTTATCTCCTGTGTGAGTTCCCTCATGTCTAATAAGATAACGTTTactagtaaaacatttcccacattctgaacataaaaatagcTTCTCTTCAGCATGACATTTCTCATGTTCAGCAATATACGATTTCCGagcaaagcatttcccacattgtgagcaagaaaatggcttttctcctgtgtgaattctctgatgtgtaacaagtcttgctttttctgtaaaacattttccacattctgaacatgaaaatggcttctctcctgtgtgaattctcttatgtATAATAAGATGAGATATCttagtaaaacattttccacattcaaaacatgaatatggcttctctcctgtgtgtattCTTTCATGTGCAATAAGATGAGCTTTCTTATAAAAACGTTTTtcacatactgaacatgaaaattccttctgtcctgtatgatatctctgatgtgtaacaagaattcctttatttgtaaaacattttccacattctgaacataaaaatggcttctcttcAGCATGACATTTCTCATGTTCAGCAACATACGATTTCCGagcaaagcatttcccacattgtgagcaagaaaatggcttttctcctgtgtgaattctctgatgtgtaacaagtcttgctttttctgtaaaacattttccacattctgaacatgaaaatggcttctctcctgtgtgaattctcttatgtATAGTAAGATGAGATATCttagtaaaacattttccacattcaaaacatgaatatggcttctctcctgtgtgtattCTTTCATGTGCAATAAGATGAGCTTTCTTATAAAAACGTTTTtcacatactgaacatgaaaattccttctgtcctgtatgatatctctgatgtgtaacaagatttcctttatttgtaaaacattttccacattctgaacaagaaaatggcttcactcctgtgtgaattctctcatgtataaTAAGATGAGATTTTGtggtataacatttcccacattctgtgcaTGAATATGGCTTatctcctgtgtgatttctctgatgtataacaagagttgatttttctctaaaacctttcccacattctgaacataaaaatggcttctctcctgtgtgatatctcTAGTGTACAATAAGACTTGATTtccgaataaaacatttcccacattctaagcaAGAAAATTGTTTCACTCTTGTGTGAGTACTCCAATGTTTAGCAAATTTTGATTTATCTgtgaaacatttctcacattctgagcatgaaattgGCTTCACTTCTATGGACGCACTTTTATTTTCCACCCTTTTATTTTGCTTATCAGTCTGTAATGAATTACATAGTTCTTTGCTATGAAGGGCTGAGGGTGTATCTGTGATGTTGCCATGCTCTTCATATGTTTCTTGTTTCAAGCTATCATCTTCTACTTTAAAATACGAAGATATCAGATGTCCTTCGGGGTTGCTGCTGtactcatctgccaagaataaaggtGAATGGATTTTTGAACAAAATAGACTAAAAAAATGTATTCATCTACATaagaaaattacaaatttgagaaaatgttaaaaaattcatacaTGATTTAAATACTATTTACCTGCATATTACTTCTATATCTTTATGAAGGCAGATAATGGCCTGTAACAAGCATTGATGGATCATGTGGGAGCATTTTTCTTGTCTCTATCCTGTGGAgggtcggctcacttagctgctccacGAGGTAGACACAGGACCACGTTTGATTAAAGTCTGggtggtttattacttcataaaccaaaaccccaaactggtaacagaaaaaGACAGTCTTTCTGGCTCAAAAGAAAGTAATCAGTTCATACACAGTCCTACCCAGTGCCTCTGGGACAACACATATAGCAGCTCTCGCAGGAGCTAGCCGTCTGGAGGCTTCCTTCCTCCACAAACAGACAGCGGGAAAAAAAACTAGCtagacatttaactccctccagctACACCCTGGAGGTTGAGATATGGTGGGTAGGGGTCCCGCCCATCTCTGACCAACCCACCATAAAAGCCATGCCCATATAGCGACTGAATTGCTCTCAGCACATATTATGCTGGAGAAAACACTGATGGCTTTCACATCACGCAGGAAAGCAACCTTTGTGACACATTTCTCCTCATGTGCAGGACCAGTAACCCTGTCACGATCCATAGAGAACAGATAAACACTTGGTCAGACGTTCATCTCTACAGAGGATTCGAGAGAGACATCGGACAGCAGACTCAGGTATAACTGTATGTCTATACTAGCATCAGGAaacatatatatcttggtaccgtgttagccagtggatagaaaaatatttagaattgagaatcctcagtggttgataccttttaatggctaactgaaaagatggtaacaatttgcaagctttcgagactactcaggtctcttcatcaggcatagactaatagaaattctgaagaattacatatttatgcacaacacagcagagAAAAATgctatagataagacaggtgacgttaagcagaattgccattatgtgagtgataaacagttatgtccataaatattggaacagtttatAGTCAAGGAGTGTGAacattttattgtcctctgattggggtctggttctatgttatggcgACTCCACATAGTctaaggagcaaattccttagttgatgtaaaaatacataaatccatgtgacacattcactccttatctatgaactgttccaatatttatggacataactgtttatcactcagataatggtaattctgcttaacatcacctgtcttatctaaggcatttttctgtgctgtgttgtgcataaataggtgattcttcagaatttttattagtctatgcctgacgaAGAGACTTCAgtagtctcgaaatcttgcaatttgttaccatcttttcagttagccattaaaaggtatcaaccactgaggactctcttgttgtgaattctgctcttgggctccctccggtggttatgagtggtagtgctgctgtctttggatcgcagcatttatcaggtgtatccactttttgcaatttgggctgggctatttagtcctcctttatcctttagtcagtgccagttgtccattgtttttggaggattcacatccatacctggtctctcctgttttgctgttcatttcaacaaagataagttctggctttgtttttgctgtccacctgctgtggaccttatagttctgtgcattttcatgttttgtcttgtccagctttgtctgtgaatgattttttgcagccaagctgtgtctctggagatgcagatatacccttcatgtctttagtcagatgtggagatttgtattttctgtggtggatattttctagtgttttaatactgaccgcatagta
The nucleotide sequence above comes from Ranitomeya imitator isolate aRanImi1 chromosome 7, aRanImi1.pri, whole genome shotgun sequence. Encoded proteins:
- the LOC138645756 gene encoding zinc finger protein 84-like; amino-acid sequence: YHTGEKPFLCSECGKGFREKSTLVIHQRNHTGDKPYSCTECGKCYTTKSHLIIHERIHTGVKPFSCSECGKCFTNKGNLVTHQRYHTGQKEFSCSVCEKRFYKKAHLIAHERIHTGEKPYSCFECGKCFTKISHLTIHKRIHTGEKPFSCSECGKCFTEKARLVTHQRIHTGEKPFSCSQCGKCFARKSYVAEHEKCHAEEKPFLCSECGKCFTNKGILVTHQRYHTGQKEFSCSVCEKRFYKKAHLIAHERIHTGEKPYSCFECGKCFTKISHLIIHKRIHTGEKPFSCSECGKCFTEKARLVTHQRIHTGEKPFSCSQCGKCFARKSYIAEHEKCHAEEKLFLCSECGKCFTSKRYLIRHEGTHTGDKQFSCSECGKCFTNKSHLVAHKKFHTGAKPFLCSECGKCFTSKLHLIRHEGIHTREKPFSCSECGKCFTNKSNLVTHERIHRGEKPFSCSECETCFTTKSNLVRHQRSHTLKKAILTSWKLSPIFQI